Proteins encoded in a region of the Acidobacteriota bacterium genome:
- a CDS encoding GNAT family protein encodes MNQDPPSPITPNSARPTLVTQRLLLRPFQDSDALELHRLAGERAIADTTLNVPHPYPLEAAGEWIAGHEDLWRERRQMICAVTVAGEGDEDGPPGGALVGSAGLRLDLQHSRGELGYWIGVPYWRRGYATEAARAVLDFGFRGLGLHRIHAQVLGGNTASGRVLLKLGLRQEGHLREHYLKWGEPEDALVYGILRREWTSGAQAS; translated from the coding sequence GTGAACCAAGATCCACCCAGTCCCATCACCCCCAACTCCGCCCGCCCCACCCTGGTCACCCAGCGCCTACTGCTGCGTCCTTTCCAGGACTCCGACGCGCTGGAGCTCCATCGCCTGGCGGGGGAGCGGGCCATCGCCGACACCACTCTCAACGTTCCCCATCCTTATCCGTTGGAGGCCGCCGGGGAGTGGATCGCAGGCCACGAGGATTTGTGGCGCGAACGGCGCCAGATGATCTGTGCCGTCACCGTCGCTGGGGAGGGCGATGAGGATGGGCCCCCGGGAGGAGCTTTGGTGGGCTCCGCCGGCCTGCGCCTCGATCTTCAGCACAGTCGGGGGGAGCTGGGCTATTGGATCGGCGTGCCCTACTGGCGTCGCGGCTATGCTACCGAAGCCGCCCGAGCGGTGCTGGATTTCGGCTTTCGGGGGTTGGGCCTGCACCGCATCCACGCCCAGGTCTTGGGCGGCAACACCGCTTCCGGCCGGGTCCTGCTCAAGCTCGGCCTACGCCAGGAAGGCCATCTGCGCGAGCACTACCTGAAATGGGGAGAGCCGGAGGATGCCTTGGTCTACGGCATCCTCCGGAGGGAGTGGACGTCCGGCGCTCAGGCGTCCTGA
- the chrA gene encoding chromate efflux transporter, translated as MNSEGSLGTRLRELALLCFKLGCIAFGGPAAHIAMLEDEVVSRRRWLTRQHFLDLVGATHLIPGPNSTETVMHVGYERAGFLGLLTAGSLFILPAAVITGAFAAFYVAYGALPAVEPLLAGIQPAVLAIIAGALLKLGKKAITGWETALLGTAVAILTLSGVNEIAALAAGGILGMLWLRLSSGEGGPNGDGTGAAAEPAENEKSSPKASGAFLAFTGTSAAGAATTGTAAATTAAASPTLLSLGLFFLKVGAVLYGSGYVLIAFLEGDLVRRWGWLTDTQLLDAVAVGQLTPGPVLSTATFVGYLLAGVPGAAVATVAIFLPSFTFVAVLNPLIPKLRRSPWTAAFLDAVNAAALGLMAAVTVQLALAVLTGWIPIAIAVLAAVALLRWKVNAIWLVLGGGLAGWVLGALNGSW; from the coding sequence ATGAACTCCGAAGGTTCCCTCGGCACCCGACTGCGGGAGCTCGCCCTGCTCTGCTTCAAGCTCGGCTGCATCGCCTTCGGCGGTCCGGCGGCGCATATCGCCATGCTCGAGGACGAGGTGGTGAGCCGGCGGCGGTGGCTCACCCGCCAGCACTTTCTCGACCTGGTGGGCGCCACCCATCTGATCCCGGGCCCCAACTCCACCGAGACGGTGATGCACGTGGGCTATGAGCGCGCCGGCTTTCTCGGGCTGCTCACCGCCGGCAGCCTGTTCATCCTGCCGGCGGCGGTGATCACCGGTGCCTTCGCCGCCTTCTATGTCGCCTACGGAGCGCTGCCTGCGGTGGAGCCGCTGCTGGCGGGAATCCAGCCGGCGGTCCTGGCGATCATCGCCGGGGCCCTGCTCAAGCTCGGCAAGAAGGCCATCACCGGCTGGGAGACGGCGCTGCTGGGAACCGCAGTGGCGATCCTGACGCTATCGGGGGTGAACGAGATCGCCGCCCTGGCCGCCGGAGGCATCTTGGGCATGCTGTGGTTGCGCCTATCTTCCGGCGAAGGAGGTCCCAACGGAGACGGTACCGGCGCAGCCGCAGAGCCAGCTGAGAACGAGAAGAGCTCGCCGAAAGCCAGCGGCGCCTTCCTCGCCTTCACAGGAACTTCCGCCGCCGGCGCAGCAACGACCGGCACTGCAGCGGCCACCACGGCGGCTGCGAGCCCTACCCTCCTCTCCCTCGGTCTCTTCTTCCTCAAAGTGGGAGCGGTGCTCTACGGCAGCGGCTATGTGCTCATCGCCTTCCTGGAGGGGGATCTGGTGCGGCGCTGGGGCTGGCTCACCGACACCCAATTGCTGGACGCCGTAGCGGTGGGTCAGCTGACGCCGGGGCCGGTACTCTCCACCGCCACCTTCGTCGGCTACCTCCTCGCCGGCGTGCCCGGCGCAGCGGTGGCCACCGTCGCCATCTTTCTGCCCTCCTTCACCTTCGTCGCCGTACTCAACCCGCTGATCCCCAAGCTCCGCCGCTCCCCCTGGACCGCCGCTTTCCTCGATGCCGTCAACGCCGCCGCCCTGGGTCTGATGGCGGCGGTGACGGTGCAGCTGGCGCTGGCGGTGCTCACCGGCTGGATCCCCATCGCCATCGCTGTGCTGGCCGCCGTCGCCCTGCTCCGCTGGAAGGTCAATGCGATCTGGCTGGTTCTCGGCGGCGGTCTCGCGGGCTGGGTGTTGGGTGCCCTCAACGGCTCTTGGTAG
- a CDS encoding TolC family protein gives MKPLQSQRAAQSLPVYSLLVWAGLLALCLAPAVAAQSLAVPTMERAVELALEGNPALQAEQERRVETLGGVVEARAEAFPQIILRTGWNASRNPSLLNSADFEDLLDQFPGGSFEPQRQELYSWGVDVTQPIYTWGKVSAALDLARTATEVTAAQVSTERLDLALRAAEVYYRLLSRRSALATVEIQERLRQQVLAAVEARYELGDATRLDLLRARSGVAELGPLVARIRGDVKVAESELRAVLGVGSEVELRIGAGEVETRRTGAGEVIPGGESAAPPPSPEIELEAEPEAPGLGALLALARRQRPELEDLQLQDDALGHQAAVVRAEGKPQIELNGSYGRTARLAQNLDDALYRDWSLALGLRWELFDGGRRKGEVAQLESRQRQLRWRQEDLENRIRVEIEQALAAYQADRERLLAARAAAMAASEASRVAEEGYRQGVTLQTEWLEAQRDATEAELERVQATYDVRIRWAQLQRAVGLVPSRDWAPSGSEHGEGES, from the coding sequence ATGAAACCTCTGCAAAGTCAGCGAGCCGCACAGTCTCTTCCTGTCTACTCGCTGCTCGTTTGGGCCGGTCTGCTGGCCCTGTGCCTGGCTCCGGCGGTCGCTGCTCAGTCCCTGGCGGTACCCACCATGGAGCGGGCGGTGGAGCTGGCATTGGAAGGAAATCCTGCGCTGCAGGCGGAGCAGGAGCGCCGGGTGGAGACCCTCGGGGGCGTCGTGGAGGCGCGGGCCGAAGCCTTCCCTCAGATCATCCTGCGCACCGGTTGGAACGCTTCGCGCAATCCCTCACTGCTCAACAGCGCTGACTTCGAGGATCTGCTGGATCAATTCCCCGGCGGCAGTTTCGAGCCTCAGCGCCAGGAGCTCTACAGCTGGGGAGTGGACGTCACCCAGCCGATCTACACCTGGGGCAAGGTGTCGGCGGCCCTCGACCTGGCCCGCACCGCCACCGAGGTCACGGCGGCGCAGGTCAGCACCGAGAGGCTGGACTTGGCGCTACGGGCGGCGGAGGTCTACTACCGCCTGCTGTCCCGGCGCAGCGCCCTCGCCACGGTGGAGATCCAAGAGCGTCTGCGGCAGCAGGTGTTGGCGGCGGTGGAGGCGCGCTACGAGCTGGGCGACGCCACTCGCCTGGACCTGCTGCGGGCGCGCTCCGGCGTGGCCGAGTTGGGGCCCTTGGTGGCCCGCATTCGTGGCGATGTGAAGGTGGCGGAGAGCGAGCTGCGGGCGGTGCTCGGCGTCGGCTCCGAGGTGGAGCTGAGGATCGGGGCCGGAGAAGTAGAAACTCGGAGAACCGGCGCCGGCGAGGTCATCCCGGGTGGAGAGTCCGCCGCCCCGCCGCCGTCCCCCGAGATCGAGCTGGAAGCCGAGCCGGAAGCTCCGGGGCTGGGAGCCCTCCTCGCCCTGGCCCGCCGCCAGCGGCCGGAGCTGGAAGATCTGCAGCTCCAGGACGATGCCCTGGGGCATCAGGCGGCGGTGGTGCGCGCCGAAGGCAAGCCGCAGATCGAGCTCAACGGCTCCTACGGCCGCACGGCGCGGCTGGCGCAGAATCTGGACGACGCCCTCTACCGTGACTGGAGCCTCGCTCTCGGTTTGCGCTGGGAGCTCTTCGACGGTGGCCGGCGCAAGGGCGAGGTGGCGCAGCTGGAAAGCCGGCAGCGGCAGCTGCGCTGGCGACAGGAAGATTTGGAGAATCGCATCCGGGTGGAGATCGAGCAGGCGCTGGCGGCCTACCAGGCGGATCGCGAGCGCCTGCTGGCGGCCCGGGCTGCGGCCATGGCGGCATCGGAGGCGAGCCGGGTGGCGGAAGAAGGCTATCGCCAGGGCGTGACCCTGCAGACCGAATGGCTGGAAGCCCAGCGGGACGCCACCGAGGCGGAGCTGGAGCGGGTCCAGGCAACCTATGACGTGCGCATCCGCTGGGCCCAGCTCCAGCGGGCGGTGGGTCTGGTGCCGAGCCGAGACTGGGCTCCTTCGGGATCTGAGCATGGGGAGGGAGAATCATGA
- a CDS encoding efflux RND transporter periplasmic adaptor subunit: MLLLGPLLLGPFLLGLAACGGDPAVESEPEAPRSLPVTTEVVEPERVVDVAHLPADLEPVRRAVLAAEVPGVVEAVHVEDGDSVRAGQRLLEIDARALKQAVAEAEAVSRRALARHERAQNLFERRSITQQQLLDAVTDRDVAEARLASAKLELDKARVTAPWSGQVVSRRVEVGDYAVPGQALVELLDASTLKVRAPAPANDVPFLEVGAPVVVRVEGAGGAEAEGRIVRLGAELDPAARTLDVEAEIPNPDGRLKPGMLARMEVSRRVLEEALLVPVECLEEVGPDFAVYVVEDGVARRRQVETGAVVGRRVVVTEGLEPGARVVVSGQQGLADGQRVVEAG, from the coding sequence ATGCTTCTGCTGGGCCCCCTTCTGCTGGGCCCCTTTCTGCTGGGATTGGCGGCCTGCGGTGGGGATCCCGCTGTCGAGAGCGAGCCCGAGGCCCCCCGCTCCCTGCCGGTGACCACCGAGGTGGTGGAGCCCGAGAGGGTGGTGGATGTGGCCCATCTGCCGGCGGATCTGGAGCCGGTGCGCCGGGCGGTGCTGGCGGCGGAGGTCCCCGGAGTGGTCGAAGCGGTGCACGTGGAGGACGGCGACTCGGTGCGCGCCGGCCAGCGGCTGCTGGAGATCGACGCCCGCGCCCTGAAGCAGGCGGTGGCCGAGGCGGAGGCGGTGAGTCGCCGCGCCCTCGCCCGTCACGAGCGGGCCCAGAACCTCTTCGAGCGCCGTTCCATCACCCAGCAGCAGCTGCTGGACGCGGTCACCGACCGCGACGTGGCGGAGGCGCGGCTGGCCAGCGCCAAGCTCGAGCTGGACAAAGCCCGGGTCACCGCGCCGTGGAGCGGTCAGGTGGTGAGCCGTCGGGTGGAGGTGGGAGATTACGCTGTTCCCGGCCAGGCGCTGGTGGAGCTGCTGGACGCCTCCACCTTGAAGGTCCGCGCGCCGGCGCCGGCCAACGACGTGCCCTTCCTGGAGGTCGGGGCGCCGGTGGTGGTGCGGGTGGAAGGGGCCGGCGGAGCCGAGGCGGAGGGGCGCATCGTGCGGTTGGGGGCCGAGCTCGACCCGGCGGCCCGAACCCTCGACGTGGAGGCGGAGATTCCCAACCCCGACGGCCGTCTGAAGCCGGGCATGCTGGCTCGCATGGAAGTCTCCCGGCGGGTGCTGGAGGAGGCCTTGTTGGTGCCGGTGGAGTGCCTGGAAGAGGTGGGGCCGGACTTCGCCGTCTATGTGGTGGAGGACGGCGTCGCCCGCCGCCGGCAGGTGGAGACCGGAGCGGTGGTGGGGCGGCGGGTGGTGGTCACCGAAGGGTTGGAGCCCGGCGCCCGGGTGGTGGTTTCCGGTCAGCAGGGCCTCGCCGACGGCCAGCGAGTCGTGGAAGCCGGGTGA